The DNA window GTAGACCTCGAACCGCGACAGGACGACCGGCCTCCGGACGCCGGGCGCCACCGGCCACTCTTCGAGGCGGAGGCTGTCGTTCAGGGAGGTCGCGAGGAGTCCCGTCCCCGCCTCGTCCGAGAACCGGACCACCTCCATCTCGCCGCTCCCGCCGGGAACGTCGACGATGGCTCCACGGGCCGCTGCGACGATGGGACCGTTCCGCTCGGGCAGAGCGGCCCCGCAGAACCCCCGGCACGCCGGCGACGAGTGCGGCCAGGATCAGGAAACGCGGAGCCCTCATGAATCCCCCTTCCGGCCGGACCGGCAACCGGACGCGAATACTCGCATCATTGAATCTAGCCTCTCCGAGGGCTCCTGACCAGCAAGTGGTGCCATGGCTCAGACAATCTCCCCTTCGTAGTGTCGCCGCCCCACGTTCGGCCCCCATCCCGCTGCGTCTCATTCGCTTCGCGCGGGACGACGAGACCACGGAGGGACGGCGCTCACCTCCGGTCGAGTAGATGTCGCGAACGGGCGGGCGTACGGTGCCGGAACCGATGCGAAACCTCAGCGCCTCCGGAGGAGGGGTCCGAAGCGGCAAACGGTTCCCTTTCGTGCTCGCCGCGCTCCTCGCCCTCGCGGTCGCGGCGTCGCCCGTCGGCGGCGCGGTGACGGTCTCGGTCGACACGGCCCTGGATCGCCGGCCGGTGAGCCCGCAGATCTTCGGCGTGAACTTCGGGACGGCGGCGCAGGCGGCGCAGCTGAAGTGGCCCGTCCGTCGCTGGGGCGGCAACGCGGTGACCCGCTACAACTGGCAGAACGACACCTCGAACAAGGGGATGGACTGGTTCTTCATGAACGTCCCCGACGACAACCCCGACCCGTCGACGCTGCCGCTCGGCTCCTCGGCCGACCGGTTCCTCGCCGAGACACGGGCTGCCGGCGGAGAGCCGATCCTGACGGTCCCGCTCATCGGGTGGACCCCGAAGAGCCGCGAGAAGTCGTGGGGCTTCTCGGTACAGAGCTACGGCGCCCAGACAGAGACGGAGTGCACCGCGACGGGCGGGGCCTTCTGGTGCCAGCCCGATGCCGGGAACGGCATTCGCCCCGGCGGGGCGTTCGTCACCGGCAACGACCCGCTCGACACGTCGATCGCCGTCGGACCGTCGTTCGTCACGGCCTGGATGGACCACCTCGCGGCCCAGTTCGGGACGGCGGCCAGCGGCGGCATCCGCTACTACGCCCTCGACAACGAGCCCGCCCTCTGGGACTCGACGCATCGCGACGTCCACCCGCTGCCGCTCACGTTCGACGAGCTCTGGACGAAGACGCGCGACGTCGCCGCCGCGATCAAGGCAAAGGACCCGGCCGCGGTCGTGTTCGGGCCGGTGTCGTGGGGCTGGTGCGAGTATTTCTACTCCGCCGCCGACAACTGCTCGCCGAGCGGCGCGGACTTCATCGCCCACGGACGCGTCCCGCTGACCCAGTGGTACCTGCGGCAGGTGCGGCAGCACGAGGAGACGCACGGCGTGCGGCTCGTCGACGTCCTCGACGTCCACTACTACCCGCAGGCCTCGGGCGTGGCGCTCTCGGGCGACGAGTCGGCGGCGACGTCGGCCCGGCGGCTCCGGTCGCTCCGGAGCCTCTGGGACCCGAACTACGTCGACGAGTCGTGGATCCCCGCGGCCGTGCGGCTGATCCCACGGATGAAGGAGTGGATCGCCGCCGAGCTGCCCGGTACGAAGCTCGCGATCACGGAATACAGCTGGGGGAACGACGACGGCCTCTCGAGCGCCCTCGCGCAGGCGGAGCTGCTCGGGATCTTCGCGAGGGAGGGGGTGGACGTCGCGACGCGGTGGGTGGCGCCGGCGGCAGGGTCGCTCGTCGAGGACGCCTTCCGGCTCTGGCTCGACTACGACGGGGCGGGCGCGCGGGTGGCCGGGACGAGCGTGCGGGCCGCCTCGGACGAACCCGAAGCCGTCAGCGGCTACGCCGTGGAGGCGCCGGGCGGTGCGCTGGTGGTCGTCCTCGTGAACCGCGACACGGTGCTGCGGCCCGTCACCGTCACGATCGCGGGCGGAGGGACCCGCGACGTCCGCGTCTTCGGGTTCGACGGCTCGACCCGACTCTCCCCACTCGGCGGGGCGATCTTCGGCGGCGGGCACCTGACGCTCGACATGCCGGCCCGATCGGCCCGGCTCCTCGAGGTCGCCGCGGAGAACGTCACGCCCGACGCGTCGGGGTTCTACACGCTCGCCCCCTGCCGCATCGTCGACACCCGGCACCCCTCCGGTCCGTTCGGAGGGCCGGCGCTCTCCGGAGGCGAGACCCGCGCGTTCGCGCTGCCGGCGGGAGCCTGCGGCATCCCCGCCGACGCGACGGCTGTCGCCCTGAACGTCACCACGACGAACGCGACGGTCTCGGGGACCCTGACCCTCTTCCCCGGTACCGGAGCGGCGCCCGGGACGACGACGATCGCCTTCCGCCCGGGAACCATCCGCGCGAACAACGCGATCATGGGCCTCACCGGAGGGGTGCTCTCGGTCCTGAACCGGGCGGGGTCCGGCCAGGTGCAGGTCATCCTGGACGTCTCGGGCTACTTCCGGTGAGGAGCCGCGTCGTTCCCTGCACGCCCCTCGTGGCCGCCCCCTAACGCGTCCGGCCCGCCTTGATCGCCGCGCGGCTCTCCCGGTCGGCCTCGCGCCGCTTGATCGTCTCGCGCTTGTCGTGGAGCTTCTTGCCGGTGGCGAGAGCGATCTCGACCTTGGCACGCGGGCCGCGGAAATAGAGCGAGAGGGGGACGCAGGTGGCGCTCGACCTCTGGATCTTCGTCGCCCACTTCAGGATCTCGCGCTTGTGAAGGAGGAGCCGTCGTTTCCGGACCGGGTCGGGGTTCATGTAAGAGCCCGGGTCGTAGGGGAGACGTGGACGCCGTGGAGCCAGGCCTGCCCCTTTGCGAACTCAACCCAGCCGTCCGTGAGGTTCGCGCGCCCTTCCCGGAGCGACTTGACCTCCGTCCCGGTCAGCTCGAGGCCCGCTTCGACCTTCTCCTCGATGAAGTACTCGTGGAACGCCTTGCGGTTCCTGGCGACAGGCCGGACGGCGTCGTCCTTCTTTCTGTTCGGGGTTGCTGCGGGGCGGGCGGTCACGATCCGGAGTATGCCCGTGCGGACGACCGCTCGCGGTGCCCCGCGTCAGGCGAACCGCCGGAAAAGCTCGAAGGCTCCCGCGGGAGAAGTGTGGCGCCAACGCCACAAGGTGATGCGGAAATTCAACGGCAGCGGGTCGCCCCAGGCCGGCAAGTCACCCGGATCCAGCGATTTCGAGGAAGTCCGTCTGGCATCCACCGTGCGTAGAGAGGACCGTGATGAGGTTGCAGACGACCCTCGGCCGCACCATCTCGGTCTCCGGCGTCGGCCTCCACTCCGGCCGCAACGTGCGCGCCACCCTTCGTCCCGCCCCCGCGGGCCGCGGAATCGCCTTCGTCAGGACCGACGTCGGCGTCGTCATCCCGGCAGTCGCCGAGGAGGCGGGCCGTCTCGACTTCGCGACCTCTCTCGGGGAGCCCGGGCGCGAGGTCGGGACGATCGAGCACCTCCTCTCCGCCGCCGTCGGGCTCGGCCTCGACAACATGACGGTGGAGATCGACGGCCCCGAGGTCCCGATCCTCGACGGCAGCTCCGCCCCGTGGGTCGCCGAGATCCGGGAGGCCGGACTCGTCCCCCTCGGCTCCGCCGTCCGCCCCTTCGCGGTGACGAAGACGCTCTCGGTCCACAACGAGGACGGAAAGTGGATCGAGGTCCGCCCGGCGAAGGAGCTCCGCGTCTCGTATTCCATCGACTTCCCGAACCCGGCGATCGGCCGCCAGTCGATCTCGGTCGTCCTGACTCCCGACGTCTACGCCGAGCACCTCGCCCCGGCGCGGACGTTCGGATTCCTCGCCGAGTACGACTACCTGCGGTCGAAGGGCCTCGCGCGCGGCGCGAGCGAAGAGAACTGCATCGTCGTCGGCGACAGCGACGTCGTGAACGGCCGCCTGCGTTTCGCCGACGAGTTCGTGAGGCACAAGGCGCTCGACCTGATCGGCGACCTCGCCCTCGTCGGGCGTCCGGTCGTCGGGCACGTCGTGGCGCACCGCGCCGGGCACGCGCTCCACACGGCGCTCGCGAAGAAGATCCGGCAGGCCGCCGCCAGCGAGCACGTCCGCCGCTCCGAGCCGGCCCACGAGACCGTCGCCCTCGCCGGGCGCTGAGGATTCCGCCCCCAAGGCTCGACAGCCGGGAGCCTGGTGAGCTCTGTTCACACCATTCCCCAGAGTTCTGGTTCGTCCACGTCTCCATTCCGCACTCGGTCGCTGCGATGGCGGCCGCCTTTAACTCGGGCGCGAGGCTTCACTTTCACTTATCCTGTTCGATGGGCTTGGGTGTCCGGGATACGTCTCGAAGAACCGGTAGAACCCAGGCTGGACGACATGAGGGCAGGCGGACGGAGCGTCTTGCGAGCGCAGGCCACCCATCGAAGCTCCGGAGACCACCCCGAGGGGTACCCATGATGTTCGGTTCACCGGTCCGACTGTTAGCCCGCATCGCGGTTGCCGCTTGCCTCGGCCTGTCCTTCGTCGGCGTTTCGCAACACGGCCTTGCCCAGTGCCTGGTCCTCTCGGCGCCTGCGCAGTTCGATCCGCCGTCATCCGGCCTGCCGTCCTACTTCCGCTTCCAGGCTCGGAAGGATGCGTTGAGCCTGGGCGGGTCCCCGGGCGCGCAGCGCCTGACCATCCGCTACAACTACGGCTTCCTCGTCTACAGCCTCGCGAATCCCGGAGCCCCCGCGAAGATCTCCGTCGAAGACCTGCTGGGGACGGACAAGTACCCGAAGAGCGGTGACGGCCAGGAGCGCATCGGTCCCGTCGCCATCTCGCCGGACGGCACGCGCGTCCTCGGGTCCTGGACCGACGCAGCGGGCTACGGGACGATCGTGATGAACGCGAGCGGATCGTCGTATTACCCGGTCGGGGACTTCCTCCCGACGGGTGACGGGGTCAGGGCCCTGGCCCTCCTGAAGGTCGGGGCCCGGCACCTCGCGTTTGCCACCAGCAGCCAGGGGATCGTCGCCTCGGACATCACGGACTACCAGACCATCGCCGGCCCGGCGCATAAGAACGGAATCCCCTCGGCGCTGATCGCCAACGCGGGTATCTCCTCTCCGTCGGGCATCACGGCGCTGCAAGCCGCCGGCGCCTCCATCGTCGTCTCCTGGAACAGCGACGCGCTGGCCGTCGTCGACGTGTCGAATCCCGGTCCCCCGGGCGCGGGCCTCACGGCGAATTTCTCGGGCCGGGGCTACACGATGTCCCAGCTCGGGCTCTCGGCCTCCGGCTCCATCACCGCCGTCGCGGCCGCGAGTCATCCCCAGAGCGGGGACCTGTACCTTCTCGCGGAAGCCTCGACGTCGCTGGGAGGGGGCATCTATGCCTCCACCGGTGTCACTCTGAACAGGGTCGACCCCACGACAGGAGGGCTCACGCTCGTCGGTTCCCACCTGCCGCCGGCCGGCGCGAGGAGGTCGCAGAAGCAGATCGTCCTGCTTCCGTTCGACTCCGACGTCGTCGCGTTCTTCCTCGAGGGCAGAGACAGCGGGGGGCTCCAGCCGGAGGTCCATTTCTCTTCCTACTTCTCGAGGAACCTGGCGGAGACCGCACCGGCATTCTCGGGGCCGACTCAGGCGCTCTCGCTCAAGGGGCTGAGGGTGTCCGGCGGGAACGTCTTCCTCTACATCCTCGACTCCGTCGGGAGCTACGTCGCCACCCTGGACTGTTCCACGGCACCAACCCCGGCGAGCGCGGCACTGAGCTTCGAGGCCGTTCCCTACTCGGGAGGCGCCGCCACTCCCGTTGCCGACGGTGGCTCGGTCTTCATCGGCGACCAGCTTCGGATCAAGCCGGCCTTCTCGCCGACCGACGCCATCCAGCCGCTCCTGTCCTGGCGGCTCGACTACGACTTCCACGACGGCAACGCGCTCGACTCGAACGCGACCACCTACCGGCTGAAGCAGCCCGACTCCGTCCTCACCGCGGGTGCGACGTTTCCGACCCAGGTCACCCTGATCGGCCCGTGCGACCCGGCACAGGTTCCTCAGACCGGCTCGGCGCCCGAGCCGTCGAGCGGCGCGGGCTGCTGGGAATCGGTCACGACGAACGGGGACTGGACGGTTCCGGCGGGAACGCCGGACTTTTCGGCCGCCGCGCCCGTCGACAAGCAGCTCACGATCGGCTTCGAAGCCCAGAACGCGCTGAACGAGGGCTCCTCCTCGCTGGCGAAGCACCGGATCGCCTGGAAGGTGCCGCGTCCGTTTCTGAAGAGCACCTCGATCCTCTCGGGCGGAGCGCTCGAGGACCTCTCCGAAGGCAGCCCGCTGACGACCGGCCTGAGCTGGTACGTCTCGCAGGTTCCCGTCGGGCAGCCGGGAGACGACATCCTCACGCTCCAGGCCTGCACCGGGACCACCTGCACGCCGAGCCCGGCCCT is part of the Holophagales bacterium genome and encodes:
- a CDS encoding glycoside hydrolase family 44 protein, with product MLAALLALAVAASPVGGAVTVSVDTALDRRPVSPQIFGVNFGTAAQAAQLKWPVRRWGGNAVTRYNWQNDTSNKGMDWFFMNVPDDNPDPSTLPLGSSADRFLAETRAAGGEPILTVPLIGWTPKSREKSWGFSVQSYGAQTETECTATGGAFWCQPDAGNGIRPGGAFVTGNDPLDTSIAVGPSFVTAWMDHLAAQFGTAASGGIRYYALDNEPALWDSTHRDVHPLPLTFDELWTKTRDVAAAIKAKDPAAVVFGPVSWGWCEYFYSAADNCSPSGADFIAHGRVPLTQWYLRQVRQHEETHGVRLVDVLDVHYYPQASGVALSGDESAATSARRLRSLRSLWDPNYVDESWIPAAVRLIPRMKEWIAAELPGTKLAITEYSWGNDDGLSSALAQAELLGIFAREGVDVATRWVAPAAGSLVEDAFRLWLDYDGAGARVAGTSVRAASDEPEAVSGYAVEAPGGALVVVLVNRDTVLRPVTVTIAGGGTRDVRVFGFDGSTRLSPLGGAIFGGGHLTLDMPARSARLLEVAAENVTPDASGFYTLAPCRIVDTRHPSGPFGGPALSGGETRAFALPAGACGIPADATAVALNVTTTNATVSGTLTLFPGTGAAPGTTTIAFRPGTIRANNAIMGLTGGVLSVLNRAGSGQVQVILDVSGYFR
- the lpxC gene encoding UDP-3-O-[3-hydroxymyristoyl] N-acetylglucosamine deacetylase, with translation MRLQTTLGRTISVSGVGLHSGRNVRATLRPAPAGRGIAFVRTDVGVVIPAVAEEAGRLDFATSLGEPGREVGTIEHLLSAAVGLGLDNMTVEIDGPEVPILDGSSAPWVAEIREAGLVPLGSAVRPFAVTKTLSVHNEDGKWIEVRPAKELRVSYSIDFPNPAIGRQSISVVLTPDVYAEHLAPARTFGFLAEYDYLRSKGLARGASEENCIVVGDSDVVNGRLRFADEFVRHKALDLIGDLALVGRPVVGHVVAHRAGHALHTALAKKIRQAAASEHVRRSEPAHETVALAGR